Proteins co-encoded in one Ignavibacteria bacterium genomic window:
- a CDS encoding phosphoribosylaminoimidazolesuccinocarboxamide synthase: protein MPEIILAPVLQKLEKVASGKVREIYKAGDDLLFISTDRLSAFDVIMAQGIPFKGTVLNSISAFWFNHTKDIVKNHLVTTVVSEYPSELQEYSHLLKGRSMIVKRGRIIPIECILRGYISGSGWNDYKETGKISGIPLRAGMKESEKLDEPVFTPSTKAEIGEHDENISFDEACRIAGGPLMEEVREKAIAIYKKCAEYALEKGIIIADTKMEFAIDHNGELMLADELLTPDSSRFWDKSLYSPGKAQFSYDKQFVRDYLLSINFNKQPPPPRLPDEVITKTAEKYLEAFKIITGKELI from the coding sequence ATGCCAGAGATAATTTTAGCCCCTGTCCTGCAAAAACTCGAAAAGGTTGCATCCGGAAAAGTAAGAGAAATCTACAAAGCCGGGGATGACTTGTTATTCATTTCAACTGACCGATTATCAGCCTTTGATGTCATAATGGCTCAAGGAATTCCATTTAAAGGAACAGTACTGAATTCCATTTCCGCGTTTTGGTTTAACCATACAAAAGATATCGTGAAGAATCATTTGGTAACAACGGTTGTTTCTGAATATCCTTCCGAATTGCAGGAATACAGTCACCTGCTTAAGGGCAGATCAATGATAGTCAAACGAGGCAGGATAATTCCAATTGAATGTATCTTGCGAGGTTATATCAGCGGGTCAGGTTGGAATGACTATAAAGAGACGGGTAAAATTTCGGGGATTCCGTTGCGTGCAGGGATGAAAGAATCCGAAAAACTGGATGAACCTGTATTTACGCCTTCAACCAAAGCTGAGATCGGCGAACATGATGAGAATATCTCATTCGACGAGGCTTGCAGGATAGCCGGAGGTCCGCTGATGGAAGAAGTAAGAGAAAAGGCTATTGCCATATATAAAAAATGTGCCGAATATGCCCTTGAAAAAGGAATTATTATTGCTGACACAAAAATGGAGTTTGCTATTGATCATAATGGGGAATTGATGCTCGCGGATGAACTGCTCACTCCTGATTCCTCCAGATTCTGGGATAAATCTTTATATTCGCCCGGTAAGGCACAATTCAGTTATGATAAACAATTTGTAAGAGACTATCTGCTCTCGATAAATTTTAACAAACAACCTCCACCACCACGATTACCTGACGAGGTTATAACGAAAACCGCGGAAAAATATCTTGAAGCATTCAAAATAATTACAGGTAAAGAACTCATCTAA
- the pgsA gene encoding CDP-diacylglycerol--glycerol-3-phosphate 3-phosphatidyltransferase, with protein MILPNQLTVLRIILTPFVVFFLLGDGAYFEEITIVIYIIAALTDWYDGWLAKKFNYFTNWGKIWDPIADKILTAGTMLSLVWLNVLPFIPVAVIILRDIFMTGFRSYAEHIHKPFPTSRYAKVKTFIEMVYLNYVLISYLLKNSEILPLDVRNFFAMIHVEPVVYWGLIIVAFITVHSAYIYVKDNFHLFKEILKGE; from the coding sequence ATGATACTTCCAAACCAGTTGACTGTTTTAAGGATAATCCTTACTCCTTTCGTCGTTTTTTTCCTTCTCGGTGATGGTGCTTATTTCGAAGAGATAACCATTGTCATCTATATCATTGCAGCACTTACAGACTGGTATGATGGCTGGCTTGCGAAAAAGTTTAATTACTTCACCAACTGGGGTAAGATTTGGGATCCGATTGCCGACAAAATCCTGACTGCAGGCACAATGCTCTCTCTGGTTTGGCTGAATGTTCTTCCGTTCATTCCTGTGGCGGTCATTATCCTGAGGGATATCTTTATGACCGGATTCAGATCATACGCAGAGCACATCCACAAGCCTTTTCCCACGAGCAGGTACGCTAAAGTGAAGACATTTATAGAAATGGTGTACCTCAATTATGTGCTCATCAGTTATCTGTTGAAAAATTCCGAAATATTACCGCTTGATGTCCGAAACTTCTTCGCCATGATTCATGTTGAACCGGTGGTGTATTGGGGGCTAATCATTGTCGCCTTTATTACAGTTCACTCTGCGTATATTTATGTGAAGGATAATTTCCATTTATTCAAGGAGATCCTGAAGGGTGAGTAA
- a CDS encoding phosphatidylglycerophosphatase A, translated as MSKLNVLHKFLGSGFLTGYLKGPTGTYGSAVALGIYLIPGVENLAFLIPLIIVTSIYGTWVCGKFEELYGKDPGEATIDEFAGMWISLILVPKEPVYLILAFFLWRIFDIIKPPPARNFEKLEGGLGVMADDIMSGVYTLIVMQVIIAMFK; from the coding sequence GTGAGTAAATTGAATGTTCTCCATAAATTTTTGGGAAGCGGCTTTCTTACAGGATATTTAAAGGGACCAACCGGAACATACGGAAGTGCCGTCGCACTTGGTATCTATTTGATTCCGGGAGTTGAAAATCTTGCCTTTTTAATCCCCTTAATAATCGTCACTTCAATTTACGGCACATGGGTATGTGGCAAATTTGAAGAATTGTATGGAAAAGATCCCGGGGAGGCAACGATAGATGAATTTGCAGGAATGTGGATTTCTCTTATTCTGGTTCCCAAAGAACCTGTTTACCTGATTCTCGCATTCTTTCTATGGCGGATATTTGATATCATTAAACCGCCACCGGCACGAAACTTCGAAAAACTTGAAGGCGGACTTGGAGTGATGGCTGATGATATTATGAGTGGAGTTTACACCCTGATCGTGATGCAGGTAATTATAGCAATGTTTAAATAA